A window of the Methanobrevibacter sp. genome harbors these coding sequences:
- a CDS encoding DUF2193 domain-containing protein — translation MRELYEKMINESMAAQKADVAVISENRYNDFKITDAKPYADAVAGMTALDNQAESVINLHKESVKNHYEILSSITDTLKCEDDPFIEHFQTPPVLEILCEEDGEFADSVDKFIQAIADNEALVAKESIRRYGGFYGPTCVVDFALMPGSTSNVVNQILQKTDIPEDHKQAILSAKSWGMNTSYGIGDAFANAIEAGATAAEATEKEIAALQMIYKTPIEGQGTLMDDADHSSFDVRDYMNKYKKAMTSTVKAAMDDGVHYGNIVTVPAYCVGDIGHHIGQSTYNMCKDDVTLAIVQATADVIGNTLTSNLDNYKSEFDVLKLATGSSACATEFILELDGFNAPMVVDLFSKRFHNFVQQYPTRGAAAELHNCDFMDMIYRGFNAISAARKFRAGIGGELVPKINGFAVDLSPILESEIVMNPQRYTYPACAITVRFSSLMRLADYPCLLTSEPITATMMTNIIALNKGAPGSPVRGCKNCAAASLVDNKHEYCQWREAV, via the coding sequence ATGAGAGAGTTATATGAAAAAATGATAAACGAGTCAATGGCTGCTCAAAAGGCAGATGTTGCCGTTATATCAGAAAATAGATACAATGACTTTAAAATTACTGATGCAAAACCTTATGCAGATGCAGTAGCCGGCATGACTGCACTTGACAACCAGGCAGAATCAGTAATCAACTTGCACAAGGAATCTGTAAAAAACCATTACGAAATACTGTCTTCAATTACAGACACATTAAAATGTGAAGATGACCCGTTCATTGAACACTTCCAGACTCCTCCTGTACTTGAAATCTTATGTGAAGAAGACGGCGAATTTGCAGACAGTGTAGACAAATTCATTCAGGCAATCGCAGATAATGAAGCCCTTGTTGCAAAAGAATCAATCAGAAGATACGGAGGATTCTACGGACCAACATGTGTAGTGGACTTTGCTTTGATGCCTGGAAGTACCAGTAATGTTGTAAATCAGATACTTCAAAAAACTGACATTCCTGAAGATCACAAACAAGCGATTCTATCTGCAAAATCATGGGGTATGAACACTTCCTATGGTATTGGTGATGCATTTGCAAATGCTATTGAAGCTGGAGCAACTGCAGCTGAAGCAACAGAAAAGGAAATTGCGGCATTGCAGATGATTTATAAAACTCCTATCGAAGGACAAGGAACCTTAATGGATGATGCTGACCATTCATCATTTGACGTAAGGGACTACATGAACAAATACAAAAAGGCAATGACTTCAACAGTTAAAGCCGCAATGGATGACGGCGTACACTATGGAAACATTGTAACAGTACCTGCATACTGTGTAGGTGATATTGGACACCACATAGGTCAATCAACCTACAACATGTGTAAGGATGACGTAACTTTAGCTATCGTTCAGGCAACTGCAGATGTTATCGGAAACACATTAACATCAAACCTTGATAACTATAAATCTGAATTCGATGTGCTTAAATTAGCTACCGGTTCATCAGCATGCGCCACAGAATTCATCCTGGAACTTGATGGATTCAATGCTCCAATGGTAGTGGACTTGTTCTCCAAAAGATTCCACAACTTTGTACAGCAATATCCAACAAGAGGTGCAGCAGCTGAGTTGCATAACTGTGACTTCATGGACATGATTTACAGAGGATTTAATGCAATCAGTGCAGCCCGTAAGTTCAGAGCAGGAATCGGCGGTGAATTAGTGCCAAAAATCAATGGATTTGCAGTTGACTTAAGTCCAATTCTTGAAAGTGAAATCGTAATGAACCCACAAAGATACACTTATCCTGCATGTGCAATTACAGTAAGATTCTCTTCACTCATGAGATTAGCAGACTATCCATGTCTTTTAACTTCAGAACCAATTACAGCAACCATGATGACAAACATCATTGCACTTAACAAAGGAGCACCAGGATCACCTGTAAGAGGTTGTAAAAACTGTGCTGCTGCTTCACTTGTGGACAACAAACACGAATACTGTCAATGGAGAGAAGCTGTATAG